GGCGCGAACGGTGGCATCGCAAAGACCGCGGTTGTAGGCTGCGCCCATCGTGAGATCGTCGGTGACGAGCAGGCCCTGGTAGCCCCATTCGCCTCGAATTACCCGCTGCACGATTTTGCGCGAGAAAGAGACCGGATATTCGGCGTCGAACTCTACAAGGATGACATGGCCCAGCATGATCGCGGCATCCGAATGTTTCGACACGTCTTGAAACGGCTTCCAGTCGTGCGCCGCGAGCTGGGCGACCGGCGTGCGCAGTTCGGCGGCGAAATGATGGGTGTCCTCGGCTACACCGCCCAGGCCGGGAAAATGCTTCAGCGTGCCGCGAACGCCTGCGGATTCAAGGCCCAGCTCGTAAGCGAGCGCCACCTGCGCAGTGATGGCGGGGTCGGCCGAGATCGCGCGTTCGTCGATGCGGGTGTGAAAGTCCCAGCGGCCCGGTGCGCGGCCGGGGCGCAGGTCGACCACCGGGCTGAAATTGAGCGTGATGCCTAAAGCGGCGAGCGCCCTGCCCTGTTGCGCACCGTAGGCACGGGCGCGTTGCGCGAGTTCGTTGTCGAGCACGTCGGCGTCGAGCAGCGAGGCGAGTGAGGGCTGGCGTTCGACCAGCGGCGAGAGGCGCGAGACCGAGCCGCCTTCCTGGTCGGTTGCGACGATCAGCGATGGCAGGCCAGCTTCGCGGCGCAATGCTTGCAGGCCTTCGATCTCATTGCGCAGTTCAGCGGCCGTGCGGCCCTTTACATTGCGGCCGGTTACGAAGATTCCGCCGATCAGGCCCTTTCGGGCCAGCTCGCGCAGGTTTTTTGCATCGTCATACCCGACGATGAAATGCGCGCCCAGTGTCTGGGCAAGCGGGCCCTCCGATGCATTCACTTCGGCCCGGTGCTGGTGCGAGGCCGCCTCATTGCACAGGGCAGTCAGCAAGGCCGCGAATGCCAGGCCCAGAGCGACCGGGCGCAAGTTGCCCCGTGCAAACCTCCAGGCGATGGTGATGCTGGCCACCAGTATCGCCAACAGCAAGGGCAGTTCCCACGCCCGCATGAAGCGCAAGTGCGGGTCCTTCAGGTGCCAGGCCCAGAACCACAGCGTGGCCAGGGTCAGCCAGCCCGATGCACTCGCGATGACCCGCAGCAGTCTCATGCCGCCTGCGCTTCCGGTGCCGGTTCCACGCGTCGTGAGAGCGCATACCAGTCGACCTTGCGCGTCACCAGCATCAGCGTGGCCAGCATGCCGAAGATCAGCAGCGCGCCGAGCAGCAGTGCGTTGCTCTCGGAAGCCAGCAGGCCGTAGAGCGCGCCATAGAGCAGCGCCGCGAAGGCGCCGAAGGACAGGCCGCGCCGCCAGCCTCCCAGCACCGCGCTGAAGTACACGGCCAGCAGCGCAACGCTCGCCGTGGCAGCGCCCGCATACGCCATCCAGAACGCGAACTTCTCCGACAGCGCAAGCAGCAGCAGGAAGAACAGCGCGATCGACAGGCCGACCAGGCCGTACTGGATCGGATGCAGGCGCAGCTTGCGGAACAGTTCGAACATGAAGGCGGCCATCAGCACCAGCCCGATGAACAGCGCGCCGTACTTGCCGGCGCGCGTGCTCATCGAATAGACGTTGATGGGCTGCGCGAGCGACACGTCGAAGGTCTGCAGCGAGCCCGTGTTCTGACGTGCCTGGGTGGTAGCTGCTTCAGCGGCGTTGCTGCGACCTGAGAGACCCGCGCGAACCTGCTCGCGCGCCGAAGTCACGAGCGAAGACACGCGCCAGTGCGCGTCGAAGCCCTGCGGCGTCACGCTGCGCTCGGCCGCGAGAAAGCGGCCGCCGAAGCTGGGGTGTGCCCAGGGCGAGGTCAGGTGCGCGGTCGTTTCCTCGGCGATGGGCGCGACGGAGAGCGTGTCCTGCCCGACCAGGCCGAGCTTCATTTCGAACGCGACCGGCGTGTTGGCCTGCCATGCATTGAGCGCTGCGCCGGTGAGCGGCGCGTGGATGCCGTCTGCAAACCATGCACCGTCGGCCAGGCCCGGCACGCGCTGCTTGAAGCGCAGTGCCTCGCCGCTCATCGTCATCGCGGGCGAGCCGTCGAGGCCGCGCAGGTCGCTCACGTTGAAGGCGATGAAGGGCGCCTTGAATTCGATGCTCGAGTCGGACTCGCTGTGCGGCACGGCCTTCGGGTCGAAGGCCGTGAAGCCGCCAGTGAGCGTGGCGTTGAGCGTGTAGAACGGAATCTTGAAGATGCCGCGGTAGCGCTCCTGCGGCGCCATCGTGCCTTCGATGTGCAGCTTCTCAGGAAACACCACGTGGGCCATTTCCTTGCTGCGCGGCTCCTGGCCGATCACTTTGCCCTGCGCGTCGCGCAGCGGCTCCATCCAGCGCTCCACATACGGCACCAACAGCAGCGGCCCGACCATCGTCTGGCGGCCCGCGTAGGTGGCGGCGAGCTCGTCGGCCGCTTCGCGCTGGCTCTCGCCGCGGGCGCGGTTGATCGAGTCGATCTCGCCCAGCGGAATGCACAGGAGCAACAGCAGGAAGAACAGGCCGGCGACCTTGGCCAGCACCGAACTCTGAAGGGCCTTCAACAACTGAAGCATGGTTTTCTCTCCTCGTCTGTAGCGAAGCCGCGATGCTCGCCGCGCGATCCGAAGGCCGTGTGAAGCGTGCGCGCCGCTTCGCTTCACACAGACTTCACAGAGCCAGGCACGGGTGTTTCCGACTTCAAGAAGCCTTCCAACTGCCTTCTCGTGTGGTGCCGACAGTTGCGGCTGTGCAAGTTCGCACGGACAAGGACCCCCGCCATGGATGCCCACATCACCACCCCACGTCCCGGCCGCTGGCTCTGGCTCGCCACCGTGAGCCTGGCGACTGCGGGCTTCATTGCCATGGGCGTGCGCCCGGCGCATGCGCAGGAAGCGCCCGCCGGCCCGCGCCTGAAGACCGAGAGCCCGTATTTCTTCGTGAAGAGCGACGATCCATCGGTCGACCGCCTGCCGCTGAAGGGCACCGAGGTCTCGGTGAAGATCTCGGGCGTGATCGCCGACGTGACGGTCACGCAGACCTACCGCAACGAAGGCCAGCGCGCCATCGAAGCGAAGTACGTTTTCCCCGGCTCGACCAAGGCCGCCGTGAGCGGCCTCAACGTGCGCCTGGCCGACCGGCTCATCACCGCGCAGATCCGCGAGAAGCAGCAGGCGCAGATCGAATACGACGCCGCCAAGAAGGAAGGCAAGACCGCCGCGCTGCTCGAGCAGCACCTGCCCAATGTGTTCCAGATGAATGTCGCCAACATCATGCCGGGCGACGACGTGAAGGTGGAGCTGCGCTACACCGAGCTGCTGGTGCCGCAGTCGGGCAACTACCAGTTCGTGTTCCCGACCGTGGTCGGGCCGCGCTACAACTCGCCGCAATCGGAGAACGCGCAAGCCAAATGGGTCGCTCAGCCCACGTTGCCCGCGGGCGTGGCGCCGAGCACCAGCTTCAGGCTCAAGGCCAGCATCGACACGCCGATGGGCATCAAGGAAATCCGCTCGGCCACGCACACCATCGACGTGAAGAAGAGCGACGAAGACCAGCACGCCGACATCGCGCTCAAGGCCGACGGCCGCTCCGCCGACAACCGCGACTTCGTGCTCGACTACCGTCTGGCTGGCGAGAAGATCGAGTCGGGCCTGATGCTCTACAAGGGCCAGGGCGAGAACGCGGAGAACTTCTTCCTCGCGATGGTCGAGCCGCCCAAGGCCGTGGCCGCCAGCGCCATCTCGCCGCGCGACTACATCTTCGTGGTCGACATCTCTGGTTCGATGCACGGCTTTCCGCTCGACACCGCGAAGACGGTGCTCGAACGCCTGATCGGTGGCCTGCGCCCCAGCGACACCTTCAACGTGCTGCTGTTCTCCGGCAGCAACAAGATGCTCTCGCCCAAGTCGGTGCCGGCCACGCGCGCCAACATCGAGCAGGCGCTTGCCACCATCCAGAACTACAGCGGCAGCGGCAGCACCGAACTCATTCCCGCGCTGAAGCGCGCGTACGCCGAGCCCAAGGAAGAGAACGTGTCGCGCTCGGTGGTGGTGGTGACCGACGGCTACGTGACGGTCGAGCGCGAAGCCTTCGAGCTTGTGCGCAACAACCTCTCGAAGGCCAATGTGTTCGCCTTCGGCATCGGTTCGTCGGTCAATCGCAGCCTGATGGAAGGCATTGCACGCGCCGGCATGGGCGAGCCCTTCATCATCACCGACCCGGTGCAGGCCCCCGAGCAGGCCGCGCGCTTTCGCCGCATGGTCGAGTCGCCGGTGCTCACCAGCGTGAAGGCCACCTTTGGCGGGCTCGATGTGTACGACGTGGAACCGCAGGCCCTGCCCGACGTGCTCGGCGAACGCCCGGTGATCGTGTTCGGCAAATGGCGTGGCGAAGCGAAAGGCCGCGTGATCATCGAAGGCCAGAGCGCCAGCGGCCCGTACCGCCAGGAAGTGCGCATCGACGATCGCACCCGCCAGGACACCGCCGCGCTGCGCACGCTGTGGGCCCGCCACCGCATCCAGAGCCTGAGCGACCAGGAAACGCTGGAAGGCGGCACGGCTTTCAAGGAACGCATTACCGAGCTCGGCCTGAAGTACAGCCTGCTCACGCAGTACACGAGCTTCATTGCCGTCGACAAGGTGGTGCGCAACGTGGCACCGCAAGACAGCGTGGGCGTGAACCAGCCGCTGCCGATGCCGCAGGGCGTGAGCAATCTCGCGCTAGGCGCCGAAGTGCCGAGCACGCCCGAACCCGAATCGCTCGGCGCCATCGCCGTCGTGCTGTCGATGCTCGCGATGCTGCGCCGCCGCGCGCGCCGCAACGACGCACGTCGTTTCACTGCCTGAACAAAACAAAAAGAGAGAAGAAAAATGTCTTTGGCAACGCTCGCCCACCGCCACCCGCGCATCGTGGACTGGGGCATCCACATCGACCGCACGCCGGCCGCCGGCTGGCTCGGGTTGCAGTTTCTTGCGCTGATGCCGACCTGGGTCTGGATGGTGCAGCGCATGCGCGACGGCTCCGACGATCCAATGGGCCTGCTGGCATTGGTCGCGCTCGCGGCACTGACCTGGAACCGCCGGCGCGAACTGCGTGCCTCGCCGCGACTGGGCTGGCTCGCGCTGGCTGGCGCGGGCACCGTGCTCGCGACGCTGCTGCGCACGGGGCTCGGCTTCGTGCCCGCGCTGCCGCCGCTTGCGGCCGGGCTGGTGGCCGTGCTGGCGCTGGCTTGCGGGCTGCTGGCTTTCCTGCCGCGCCGCGTGGCGGCGTTTCCGGTGGCCGGCCTTGCGGTGCTGGCGCTGCCGCTGCTGTCGTCGCTGCAGTTCTATGCCGGCTATCCGCTGCGCGTGCTGACGGCCGAAGTCAGCCGTTGGCTGCTGGCACCGGGTTTCGACGTGGCGCGCGAAGGCACGAGCCTGATGATCGACGGCCGGCTGGTGATCGTCGATGCGCCCTGCTCGGGCGTGCAGATGGTGTGGCTCGGCTACTTCACGGCCTGTGCCGTCGCGCTGTGGGCGCGCCGCAGCGACCGCGCCTTCATGCGCCGCCTGCCGATGGTCGGTCTCTTCGTGCTGGCCGGGAACATCGTGCGCAACAGCGTGCTGATTGCCTTCGAAGGCGCTGGCCATCCGCTTGCGCCGTGGGCGCACAACGCGTTGGGCCTGCTGGTGCTGGCCGTGGTGTGCGGTGCCATCGCCCGCCTCATGGTGCCGGCCCGGTCCGAACCCCAAGCTGCCGAACACCCCATTCCAGGCCTGATCACCACCCAAGGAAGCCGCCATGTCGACACCGTTCTTTGAGCGCTGGTTTGCAAACCATTTCATCAACCGCATCGGCCACAAGACAGCCTTTGCGCTGGCGATGGTGCTGTGCGTGCTGTGGTCGGCAACCGCGGCTGTGCGCGCACCGGCCGAACCGGTCGCTGCAGTGATGTCGCACGAATGGCCTGGCGAGTGGGATGGAGTTCCGTTGCGCCCGCTGGCCCTGAGCGACGTGGAGCAGCGCTTTGCCGACCGCTTCCCCGGCGCCATCGGCCGCATGACCGACGGCACTCAGACCCTGGTGATGCGCGAGGTGGCGCAACCCACGCGCATGCTGCACCCGGCGACGGACTGCTACCGCGCGCTGGGCTACCGCATCGAACAGGCGCGCCTGGAACGCGACGCGCAGGAGCGCATGTGGCGCTGTTTTGTTGCGCAACGGCACGGTGCACAAAAAATCCGCGTTTGCGAGCGCATCGTCGATGCCCGGGGCACGGCTTTCACAGACACTTCAAGCTGGTACTGGGCAGCGGCCAGCGGCCAATCCCATGGGCCGTGGCAAGCTGTCGCGGTAGCAAAACCGATCTGACGATCCGAGAACGTGCCTTGAAGAAGATCCTGCGATTCGTGCTCTACGGCCTGCTGGCCTTGGTCATTACGGCGTGTGTAGCTATCTTTTTGATAGTCAAGCTGGCGCTCGCGCCGGCTGCGGGTGAGTGGAGCACCACGGTGAAGACGGGGCCGCTGAATTTCGAGATCGGCATTCCGACCGCAGTGCGCGTGGCCACCTCGTCGTGGTTCGCGCCCTACCTCGACGGTCGTTCGCTCGACACCAGCTTCGGCACCGTGCGCTTCGCCTGGAAGCCGGCCGGCGATCTGCTCGAAATGCAGTGCGCCCCCTGCAGCGCCGAGGTTCCGGCGCTCGGCACCCAGCCGATCCGGGTCGAGCGCCTGATCGCCACCGTGAAGCGCGACGGCAACACGCTCAACGGCACCTTCGAAGCCACGCCCCAGGGCACTGACACCACCCGGCTGCAAGGCAACTGGGACGGCAGGCTCACGCCGAAGAACATCCATCTGAATGCCAGCGTGCAGGACGCGCCCATCGCGCGCTGGTACGCGGTGCTGGTGCCCACCCTGCCCGAGCTGCAGCGCGCACGCATCGGCGGCACGCTGGCGCTGCGCGGCCAGCTCGTGCTGCCCGAGGCCACTTTTGCGGTGCAGCCCGTCATCAGCCAGTTCACCGTCGAGGGGCTGGGCACCGAGGCCATGCTCAACGCGCGCACCAGCTGCGGCCCCTCGGCCAAGCTGGCCAACGACAGCTGGCTGGCGCGCGCCGTCATCGCCGCCGAAGACCAGCGCTTCTTCACCCACAGCGGCTACGACCTGACCGAGATCCTCGCGTCGATCGACAACAACCAGAAGCCAGGCCAGATCCGGCGCGGCGGCAGCACGCTCACGCAGCAGCTGGCCAAGCTGCTGGTGACTGGCAGCGACCGCACGGCCGAGCGCAAGCTGCGCGAGCTGCTCTACGCGGTCGAGATGGAGCAGACGCTGGGCAAGGCCCGCATCCTGCAGCTGTACCTGGACAACGCGCCCTGGGGCGGCAACATCTGCGGCGCCGAAGCCGCGGCGCGGCGCTACTTCAAGCGCAGCGCACGCACGCTCGAACCGGCGCAGGCCGTGTGGCTTGCCGCCATGCTGCACAAGCCGCAGGCCGTGCTCGAGCAATGGCGGCGCGACGGCCACATCGACGCCGACCGCATCAAGTGGGTTGCCGAGGGCATCCGCGGTATCAGCCGGAACCAGCGCGAAGCGCTGCTCAAGGGCGTGGCCGCGGCGAAGTTCACGGCGCCGGAGGCCACGCCATGAACACCATGACACTGAACGTCACCGACATCGAAGCCATCGAGCGCGCCACCATCGCGGCCGTGTCGCCCGACCTGACCGAGGAGCTCGACGGCTGGCTGCTGCCCTTTGCCGGCGGCACCGTGAAGCGCGCCAGATCAGCCGTGCCGCTGCACCGCAGCGCGGTCGATCACGCAACGCTCGACCGCATCGAAGACCGCTACGACAGCCGCCAGGTCGTGCCCGCGCTGCGGCTGGCCGACGCACCCTGCTTCGACGGGCTGCGCGCCGAGCTGGAGCGGCGGCACTACATCGGCGACAGCCCGACCTGCGTGCAGATCGGGTCGGTGCAGCGCATGCGGCAGGTGGTCGCGCCAGGCGGTGCATTGGCCGATGTCGACCGCGCGCCCGACGACGCGTGGTCGGCGCTGTTCCTCGGCGAGGGCTTCGATCCGGTGGACGGCGCCCATCGCGTGCGGATGCTGTCGCGGGCCAAGGGCACGCTCTATGCCAGCGTGCGCGAAGGCGGCCGCACGCTGGCGGCCGGCGCGATGGCGTTCGGGCATGGCTGGGCCAGCGTGCACGGCATGCGCACCGATCAGGCGCAGCGCGGGCGCGGCCTTGCGGGGCGCGTGCTCGCCGGGCTGGCGCAGGCCGCGTCTGCGCGCGGCTTCGAGCGGGTGTTCCTGCAGGTCGATGCGCACAACCACCCGGCGCTGTCGCTCTACCGCCGGGCGGGCTTCGAGACGCATTGGAAGTACAACTACTGGCAGCGCCAGCAGTGGCCTTGACGGGGCGGGTGGCGCGGCAGGCGCGTTAGTGCCACCATGGACGCATGATGAATGCCAACCACCACGCCAACCACCCTACCGATCCCGTCGCCACACCGCGCGGCATCGACCACATCGTGGCCGGTGTTTCCACCAGCGACGGCGACGGCGTGAAACTCACCCGCGTGCTGCAGCAGCCCCTGCAGAAGCGGCTCGACCCCTACCTGATGCTCGACGCCTTCGGCAGCGACAACCCGGGCGACTACATCGGCGGCTTTCCCAACCATCCGCACCGCGGCTTCGAGACAGTCACGTACATGATCGCGGGCCGTATGCGCCATCGCGACAGCGAGGGCCACGAAGGACTGCTGGAGAACGGCGGCGTGCAGTGGATGACCGCCGGCCGCGGCCTCGTGCACAGCGAGCTGCCCGAGCAGGAGGAAGGCCTGATGGAAGGCTTTCAGCTGTGGCTCAACCTGCCGGCCAAAGACAAGATGCGCGAGCCCTGGTATCGCGACGTCCAGAGCGAAGAAATTCCCGAGTTCACTACCGCTGGCGGCGCACACGTGCGCGTGATCGCTGGCGCGAGTCACGGCATCGAGGGCGCGGTGCGGCGCGAGCACACCGAGCCGCTGTACCTCGACATCACGCTGCCGCCGGGCGCCGAGTTCGCGCAGCCGCTGCCGGACGATCACAACGCGCTGGTCTACGTGTTCCGCGAATCGCTGTGGATCGCGGGCAGCGAAATCCCGACGCGGCGCATGGCGATCCTGGCCAACGACGCGGGCAGCGACGGCGTGGTGCTGCGCGCCGGCGCAACCAACCACAGCCCGGCGCGCGCGCTGCTCATCGCCGGCAAGCCGCTGCACGAGCCCATCGTGCAATACGGGCCCTTCGTGATGAACACGCAGGAGCAGGTCAAGCAAGCCGTGCACGATTTCCAGAACGGCAAGCTGGGCTGATCGGGCCTGTAGTCGCCCACCTACCGAAAGTCGGCATCGGGCACGGGTCCGGCCGCAGCAGGAGCCGCCTAGATTGCGGACATGCCCTCCACGATCCGGAAAGGACAGGCGCCCGACACGCTGCAGCGCGCCCAGTTCCACGAACGCTTCATGCAGCCCTTCCAGGACCCGGCTTTCCAGGCCGAGACAGATTCGCTGCGGCGCATCGAGCTGATCGCATGGGAGGCCTATCAGCAAGGCCGCAAGGCGCCCGTCACCCGCAAGGCCGGGCCCGGCTACGCGGACCCCGAATACGAACTTTCTGTCGACTGGCTCGAAGCGAAGGCGCGCATCGACGCAGCGCAGGCTGCGTGGAGCCAGCCGCAGACGCCTTCGCGCGTGCTGCTGGTGAACGGCTCGCCGCGCAATGACGGCACCTGCCCCGGCGAAGTCTCCAAGACCTGGCGCCTGGCCGAACTCGCGCGCGAAGTGCTGGACGGCAACGGCATCGAAACCGACCTGCTCGACTTGAGCCTGGTCACCTCCGAATACGGCCTGCAGATCCACCCCTGCAAGGGCTGCGCCTCCACCGCCATGCCGCTGTGCCACTGGCCCTGCAGCTGCTACCCGAACCATTCGCTGCGCCAGACCGGCGACTGGATGAACGAGATCTACGAACGCTGGGTGTCCGCTCACGGCGTGATCCTGCTCACGCCCACGCACTGGTACCAGGCCACGAGCCCGCTGAAGCTCATGATCGACCGCCTGGTCTGTGCCGACGGCGGCAACCCCGACCCCACCAGCACGCACGGCAAGAAACCCGACGAAGCCAAGGCGCTGGAACTGGAAGGCTGGGGCTACCCCAAGCATCTCGACGGCCGCGTCTACGGCGTGGTGGTGCACGGCGACGTGGCCGGCGTCGAGGGCCTGCGGCGCAACCTCTGCGACTGGCTCGACTGGATGGGCCTGGTCGACGCCGGCACGCAGGCGCGGCTCGATCGTTACATCGGCTACTACGAGCCCTACGCCACCAGCCACGACGCGCTCGATGCCGACGCCGACGTGCAGGAAGAAGTGCGCAACGTGGCGCGCGCCGTCGTGCGGGCCGTCGGCGACCTGCGCGCCGGCAAGCTGCAGGTGCCCGATCGCGGGCTGAAGCGGCCGCGGCCCAAGTAGGGCGAGTAGGCTGAGTGATCCAGGAAAAAAGTCACGCTGCGCGGCTGCTCCAGCGGTCGCGGTTCATCATTCTTTACGCAAGCTCACGCAGGGCTAACTGGCGCGACACAGAGCTCTTCCACACTTCGTCTCACCTGCTGCCCATCGGTGGCGGGCTTCTTCGAAAGGAAGCAACTCTCATGATTTCTCTTCGCCAACGCATCGTCTGGGCCAGCCTGCTGGGTTCGGCCGCCCTCGCCTCTTCGGGCGCCTTCGCTCAAGCGCCGGCAGCCGCTCCAGCCGCACCCGCCGCCGCGGTGGCCCAGGCCGACAGCGCCGCCGCGCCCAAGGCGCAGCACAAGCGCATGGACCCCGCCAAGCGCATGGAGCGCATGCAGGAGCACCGCGCCAAGCGTCTTGCCGCCCTGAAGGAAAAGCTCAAGCTCACCTCGGCACAGGAAGGCGCATGGAGCTCCTTCACCACCGCGACGCAGCCGCCCGCCGGCCCGCGCCCGCACATGGATCGCGCCGAGTTCGCCAAGCTGACCACGCCGGAGCGCCTGGAACGCATGCAGACTCGCCAGGCCGAGCGCAGCGCGATGTTCGCCAAGCGTGCCGACGCCACGAAGACCTTCTATGCCGCGCTGACGCCCGAGCAGCAGAAGACCTTCGACACCGAAACCGCGCATTTCGGCGGCCCCCGTGGCCACGATGGCCATCGTGGTCATGACGGCCACCGCGGTGCGCCGGCGCCCGCCAAGGGCTGACCCCCGCTGCGACGCGCCGGTGACGGCGCTGTCGAAGAAAAAGCCCGCAACGCTTTCGCGCTGCGGGCTTTTTCATTGACGGGCGGCCTTGTCAATTAATCCGGCGTGCCGGTGCCGGCCTTGTCCGTCGGGTTGGTCACCACGTTCGGGCGTTCGCCCTTCTGGCCGAACTGCGGCTTGACCTTGCGCCCGGTCTGGCTGACCTCTGCGCGCGACATCTCGCCGGTCGGCTGCGGCATGGCGTTGGGTTGGTGGTTGATCATGGTGGTTGCCTCACCCTTGGGCACCATCGTGGTGGCGTTGCTGCGGTTCTGCGCGCGGGCCTCGGCCTTCACCGCCTCGCGCGATGCGGGCATCGAGTTGTCGGGGCGCTGCGGCGGGTTGGCGACGCCGGCCGGCGTCATGGTGCTGGCCTCGCCGCCCACCGATGCATCGGGCTGGGCGGGAATGGACGTGGTCTGGGCCAGGGCGATGCCTGCCGTGCCCAGCAGCGCGGCGAGAACCGTGGCGCGAAAAGTGACTTGCTTCATGACTTGCTCCTTGTGGCTTGTGTCGGTGTCGATGGATGAAAACGCGGGCTGCTTTTCTCAAGCCCTGAATTCACCGTAGGAGCGGTGAAATCCCCGTCGTGTGGGGGTGCGGCAGGCCTGCCTGTAGGAGCCGGCCGCCATGGGGAGCCCGCCGCCGCGCAGCGAATGGGGCGAATGGGGCCGAAGAAGGTGGCGCGTTCCTACAGTCAGCGCGCGCGGGGCCACGTACAACCCGCACAACGATGTCTTCTTCGCCTATTCCCGACGCCGCGGCGGCCGCGCCAGTCTTGCCGACCTCGCTCAAGGTCATGACGGTGAACACCCACAAGGGCTTCACCGCGCTCAATCGCAAATTCATCCTGCCCGAGTTGCGCGATGCCGTGCGCACCGTGGGGGCCGACGTCGTGTTCCTGCAGGAAGTGCTGGGCACCCACTCGCGCCATTCGCGCAGGGTGAACAACTGGCCCGAGGCGCCGCACTACGAATTTCTGGCCGACACCATGTGGCCGCAGTTCGCCTATGGGCGCAACGCGGTGTACCCGAAAGGCCACCACGGCAACGCGGTGCTCTCGAAATTCCCGATCGTGCATTTCCGCAACCACGACGTGTCGGTGAGCGGCCCCGAGAAGCGCGGCCTGCTGCACTGCGTGCTGCGGCTGCCGGGACGTGTCGTCGACGTGCACGTGATCTGTGCGCACCTCGGGTTGGCCGAGGGGCACCGAGAGCAGCAACTGGAGCTGCTGTGCCACATCGTGCGCGACGAGGTGCCGTCCGATGCGCCGTTGATCGTGGCGGGCGACTTCAACGACTGGCGCGGCCGCGCGCACGACATCCTGGAAAAAGGCGCCGCGCTGCGCGAGGTGTTCGTGCATGCCAACGGCCGCGCGGCCAGGACCTTTCCGGCGCGCTTTCCGGTGCTGCAGCTGGACCGCATCTACGTGCGCAATGCCGGCGTGCACGCGCCCGTGGTGCTGCCGCGCCGGCCGTGGTCGCACCTGTCGGACCACGCCCCGCTGGTGGCGGACATCGACCTGTGAGCGGGCAAGCCATGAGCAACAACAACAACCACTGGATTGGCGGCAACCGCATCGAGCTGCTGGAGAACGGCGAGGAGTTCTTTCCGCGCGTGTTCGACGCCATCAGGCAGGCGCGGCGCGAGGTGATCGTCGAGACCTTCATCCTGTTCGAGGACAAGGTCGGCCTGCAGCTTCATGCCGCCATGCGCGAAGCGGCGCAGCGCGGCGTGAAGATCGATGTGCTGATCGACGGCTTCGGCTCGCCCGATCTCTCGCGCGAGTTCATCGAGGGCCTGACATCGGCCGGCGTGAAGGTGCGGGTGTTCGACCCGGGGCAGCGCTTCATGGGCCAGCGGCTCAATGTGTTTCGCCGCATGCACCGCAAGATCGTGGTGATCGACGGCGAGCGCGCCTTCGTCGGCGGCATCAACTACTCGGCGGACCACATGCTCGACTTCGGTCCCAAGGCCAAGCAGGACTACGCGGTCGAGCTCGCGGGGCCGATCGTGGCGGATATCCACCAGTTCGTACTGCGCGCCATCGCGCTCGGCGGCAAGGGCGCGGGCTGGTTCCGCCGCCGGCTGAAGCAGGCGCCGCGCGCCGGGCAAGTGCACGCCGGCGAGGCCGAAGCCATGTTCGTCACGCGCGACAACCGGCGCCACACCAA
This is a stretch of genomic DNA from Variovorax paradoxus. It encodes these proteins:
- the xrtQ gene encoding exosortase Q; the encoded protein is MSLATLAHRHPRIVDWGIHIDRTPAAGWLGLQFLALMPTWVWMVQRMRDGSDDPMGLLALVALAALTWNRRRELRASPRLGWLALAGAGTVLATLLRTGLGFVPALPPLAAGLVAVLALACGLLAFLPRRVAAFPVAGLAVLALPLLSSLQFYAGYPLRVLTAEVSRWLLAPGFDVAREGTSLMIDGRLVIVDAPCSGVQMVWLGYFTACAVALWARRSDRAFMRRLPMVGLFVLAGNIVRNSVLIAFEGAGHPLAPWAHNALGLLVLAVVCGAIARLMVPARSEPQAAEHPIPGLITTQGSRHVDTVL
- a CDS encoding glycoside hydrolase family 3 N-terminal domain-containing protein; translated protein: MRAWELPLLLAILVASITIAWRFARGNLRPVALGLAFAALLTALCNEAASHQHRAEVNASEGPLAQTLGAHFIVGYDDAKNLRELARKGLIGGIFVTGRNVKGRTAAELRNEIEGLQALRREAGLPSLIVATDQEGGSVSRLSPLVERQPSLASLLDADVLDNELAQRARAYGAQQGRALAALGITLNFSPVVDLRPGRAPGRWDFHTRIDERAISADPAITAQVALAYELGLESAGVRGTLKHFPGLGGVAEDTHHFAAELRTPVAQLAAHDWKPFQDVSKHSDAAIMLGHVILVEFDAEYPVSFSRKIVQRVIRGEWGYQGLLVTDDLTMGAAYNRGLCDATVRALGAGVDLLLIAFDHDKYFDAMHCAQQAARQGTLDLPMLERSGAPRLQSFR
- a CDS encoding biosynthetic peptidoglycan transglycosylase — encoded protein: MKKILRFVLYGLLALVITACVAIFLIVKLALAPAAGEWSTTVKTGPLNFEIGIPTAVRVATSSWFAPYLDGRSLDTSFGTVRFAWKPAGDLLEMQCAPCSAEVPALGTQPIRVERLIATVKRDGNTLNGTFEATPQGTDTTRLQGNWDGRLTPKNIHLNASVQDAPIARWYAVLVPTLPELQRARIGGTLALRGQLVLPEATFAVQPVISQFTVEGLGTEAMLNARTSCGPSAKLANDSWLARAVIAAEDQRFFTHSGYDLTEILASIDNNQKPGQIRRGGSTLTQQLAKLLVTGSDRTAERKLRELLYAVEMEQTLGKARILQLYLDNAPWGGNICGAEAAARRYFKRSARTLEPAQAVWLAAMLHKPQAVLEQWRRDGHIDADRIKWVAEGIRGISRNQREALLKGVAAAKFTAPEATP
- a CDS encoding VIT and vWA domain-containing protein, whose translation is MDAHITTPRPGRWLWLATVSLATAGFIAMGVRPAHAQEAPAGPRLKTESPYFFVKSDDPSVDRLPLKGTEVSVKISGVIADVTVTQTYRNEGQRAIEAKYVFPGSTKAAVSGLNVRLADRLITAQIREKQQAQIEYDAAKKEGKTAALLEQHLPNVFQMNVANIMPGDDVKVELRYTELLVPQSGNYQFVFPTVVGPRYNSPQSENAQAKWVAQPTLPAGVAPSTSFRLKASIDTPMGIKEIRSATHTIDVKKSDEDQHADIALKADGRSADNRDFVLDYRLAGEKIESGLMLYKGQGENAENFFLAMVEPPKAVAASAISPRDYIFVVDISGSMHGFPLDTAKTVLERLIGGLRPSDTFNVLLFSGSNKMLSPKSVPATRANIEQALATIQNYSGSGSTELIPALKRAYAEPKEENVSRSVVVVTDGYVTVEREAFELVRNNLSKANVFAFGIGSSVNRSLMEGIARAGMGEPFIITDPVQAPEQAARFRRMVESPVLTSVKATFGGLDVYDVEPQALPDVLGERPVIVFGKWRGEAKGRVIIEGQSASGPYRQEVRIDDRTRQDTAALRTLWARHRIQSLSDQETLEGGTAFKERITELGLKYSLLTQYTSFIAVDKVVRNVAPQDSVGVNQPLPMPQGVSNLALGAEVPSTPEPESLGAIAVVLSMLAMLRRRARRNDARRFTA
- the creD gene encoding cell envelope integrity protein CreD, yielding MLQLLKALQSSVLAKVAGLFFLLLLLCIPLGEIDSINRARGESQREAADELAATYAGRQTMVGPLLLVPYVERWMEPLRDAQGKVIGQEPRSKEMAHVVFPEKLHIEGTMAPQERYRGIFKIPFYTLNATLTGGFTAFDPKAVPHSESDSSIEFKAPFIAFNVSDLRGLDGSPAMTMSGEALRFKQRVPGLADGAWFADGIHAPLTGAALNAWQANTPVAFEMKLGLVGQDTLSVAPIAEETTAHLTSPWAHPSFGGRFLAAERSVTPQGFDAHWRVSSLVTSAREQVRAGLSGRSNAAEAATTQARQNTGSLQTFDVSLAQPINVYSMSTRAGKYGALFIGLVLMAAFMFELFRKLRLHPIQYGLVGLSIALFFLLLLALSEKFAFWMAYAGAATASVALLAVYFSAVLGGWRRGLSFGAFAALLYGALYGLLASESNALLLGALLIFGMLATLMLVTRKVDWYALSRRVEPAPEAQAA